In Rubrivirga marina, the following are encoded in one genomic region:
- the thiD gene encoding bifunctional hydroxymethylpyrimidine kinase/phosphomethylpyrimidine kinase — protein MTSSPPIPTALTIAGSDSGGGAGVQADLKTFEAHAVFGMSVLTAITAQNTRSVTAVHAVPTDVIAAQIDAVADDLPIGAVKTGMLASVEIVEAVADGIARHALAPVVVDPVMISKSGHALLDPDAVASVIRRMLPLAALATPNAHEAARLVGFDVRSLADARRAADAILRLGPAAVLVKGGHLDDETEAVDLLVWGDGEAVFREERVDTPHTHGTGCTYASAIAANLARGLDLEEAVGRARGYVQQAIRNALPLGGGHGPTRHLWFLSGAEAWG, from the coding sequence GTGACCTCGTCCCCCCCGATCCCCACTGCTCTTACGATTGCCGGCTCGGACTCGGGTGGCGGCGCCGGGGTCCAGGCCGATCTGAAAACGTTCGAGGCACACGCCGTCTTCGGCATGTCGGTCCTCACCGCGATCACGGCGCAGAACACCCGGTCCGTCACCGCGGTCCACGCGGTCCCGACCGACGTGATCGCCGCGCAGATCGACGCCGTGGCTGACGACCTGCCCATCGGCGCGGTCAAGACGGGAATGCTCGCCTCGGTGGAGATCGTCGAGGCCGTCGCCGACGGGATCGCGCGGCACGCGCTGGCGCCCGTCGTGGTCGACCCCGTGATGATCTCGAAGAGCGGCCACGCCCTCCTCGATCCCGACGCCGTCGCGTCCGTGATCCGGCGGATGCTCCCGCTCGCGGCGCTCGCCACCCCGAACGCCCACGAGGCCGCCCGGCTCGTCGGCTTCGACGTCCGCTCGCTCGCCGACGCCCGGCGCGCCGCCGACGCGATCCTCCGCCTCGGTCCCGCCGCCGTCCTCGTCAAGGGCGGCCACCTCGATGACGAGACCGAGGCGGTCGACCTCCTGGTCTGGGGCGACGGCGAGGCCGTGTTCCGCGAGGAGCGCGTCGACACGCCGCACACGCACGGGACGGGCTGCACCTACGCGAGCGCGATCGCGGCGAACCTCGCGAGGGGCCTCGACCTGGAGGAGGCGGTCGGCCGGGCCCGAGGCTACGTCCAGCAGGCCATCCGGAACGCGCTCCCGCTCGGCGGCGGCCACGGCCCGACCCGCCATTTGTGGTTTCTGAGTGGCGCCGAGGCCTGGGGATGA
- a CDS encoding YheT family hydrolase, protein MDFDPPPYRPPLALRSGHLQTVLPTLFRRVNGVSYRRQRLELDDGDFLDLDWVGRPEGASVAVIAHGLEGSSDRAYVRGMARDLAWRGWTVCAWNLRGCSGEPNRLLSAYHSGMTGDLGAVVDHVLAEGAAEVAVVGFSLGGNLTLKWLGEQGEDVDPRVVAGAGVSVPVDLAGSSETMEAWSRRIYMLRFMRSLTGKVAEKADRFEGAPDPEVVRQARTFREFDGLFTAPVHGFESAEDYWARASSLPVLPEIRVPTLLVNALDDPLLAPSCFPTASAAANPYLTLLTPRYGGHVGFIRRSGPYWSEEVVGRFVDAVRR, encoded by the coding sequence GTGGACTTCGACCCGCCCCCGTACCGCCCACCGCTGGCGCTCCGCAGCGGCCACCTCCAGACGGTCCTCCCGACGCTCTTCCGTCGCGTCAACGGCGTGTCCTACCGGCGCCAGCGGCTGGAGCTCGACGACGGCGACTTTCTGGACCTCGACTGGGTCGGCCGACCGGAGGGCGCGTCCGTCGCCGTGATCGCGCACGGGCTGGAGGGCAGCAGCGACCGGGCCTACGTCCGCGGGATGGCGCGCGACCTCGCTTGGCGGGGCTGGACGGTGTGTGCGTGGAACCTCCGAGGGTGCTCGGGCGAGCCGAACCGGCTCCTCAGCGCCTACCACAGCGGGATGACCGGCGACCTCGGCGCCGTCGTGGACCACGTCCTGGCCGAGGGCGCCGCCGAGGTGGCCGTGGTCGGGTTCAGCCTCGGCGGCAACCTCACGTTGAAGTGGCTCGGCGAGCAGGGCGAAGACGTCGACCCGCGCGTGGTGGCGGGGGCCGGCGTGTCGGTGCCGGTCGACCTCGCGGGCTCGTCGGAGACGATGGAGGCGTGGAGCCGGAGGATCTACATGCTCCGGTTCATGCGGTCGCTGACGGGGAAGGTGGCCGAGAAGGCCGACCGCTTCGAGGGCGCCCCCGACCCCGAGGTCGTCCGCCAGGCCCGCACGTTCCGCGAGTTCGACGGGCTGTTCACGGCCCCCGTCCACGGGTTCGAGAGCGCCGAGGACTACTGGGCGAGGGCCTCGTCCCTCCCCGTCCTCCCCGAGATCCGCGTGCCGACGCTCCTCGTGAACGCACTCGACGACCCGTTACTCGCGCCGTCGTGCTTTCCCACTGCGTCGGCTGCGGCCAACCCGTACCTCACGCTTCTCACTCCACGATACGGTGGGCACGTCGGGTTCATCCGACGCTCCGGTCCCTACTGGTCCGAGGAGGTCGTGGGGCGATTCGTCGACGCCGTGAGACGGTGA
- a CDS encoding recombinase family protein — protein sequence MPTSKRTRRAIIYTRVSTDDQAERGYSLRDQEAKLREYCLRRGIEVAAHFQDDYSAKTFERPEFKKLLAYIRTNKGNVDLLLVLKWDRFSRSSEHSWSMAATLKGLGVELQCVEQPVDGSPESLILKALYFAVAEVDNLRRSQATRDGMRRAKLEGRYVTKPPLGYSKGRDETDRPLMRPNEDAPAMREAFEMVASGVYLPSEALLHIRKRGVRCGKSQLYNFLHNPAYAGLIRVDAYGDEPERLVPSLHEALISEQTFWRVQEILDGNQKTGGPRPRRRAEYPLRGHLTCPECGGNLTASSAKGGRYHYYHCQHPCSVRFRAEDAHGALLALFGSIHVAPEIARLYLAVLKDVQDEREGSREAASAKVEAEIDALDEKLTDAAEKLVEGSIPHDAFIRLVERYETQKRELEDRRKALGDDTSDLLHNARYGLSLLADLPRYYAAAGIEAKDRILSSIFPGNLVFEDGAYRTPELAESIRLLRGKRDGKPANDRGPAAETSNRSSKVPETGIEPALP from the coding sequence ATGCCCACCAGCAAAAGGACGCGCCGTGCGATCATCTATACTCGCGTCTCGACGGACGATCAAGCAGAACGCGGTTACAGCCTCCGCGACCAAGAGGCGAAGCTTAGGGAGTACTGCCTGAGAAGAGGGATCGAGGTCGCAGCGCACTTCCAAGACGACTACTCCGCGAAAACGTTTGAGCGGCCGGAGTTTAAAAAGTTGCTGGCCTACATCCGAACGAACAAAGGGAATGTGGATCTCCTGCTGGTCCTCAAGTGGGATCGGTTCTCGCGCAGCAGCGAGCATTCCTGGAGCATGGCCGCTACACTCAAAGGCCTCGGGGTTGAACTCCAATGCGTCGAGCAACCGGTAGACGGGAGCCCCGAGAGCCTGATCTTAAAAGCGCTCTACTTCGCCGTAGCTGAGGTTGACAACCTTCGCCGCTCTCAGGCCACGCGCGACGGGATGCGCCGAGCGAAACTGGAGGGCCGCTACGTCACCAAGCCGCCGCTCGGGTACTCGAAAGGCCGTGACGAAACGGACCGGCCCCTGATGCGCCCGAACGAGGATGCCCCCGCGATGCGCGAGGCATTCGAGATGGTGGCCTCCGGTGTCTACCTCCCGTCCGAGGCCCTATTGCACATCCGCAAGCGCGGCGTACGCTGCGGAAAGAGCCAACTCTACAACTTCCTTCATAACCCGGCCTACGCTGGGCTGATCCGCGTCGACGCCTACGGCGACGAACCAGAACGACTGGTGCCGTCGCTGCACGAGGCGCTGATCTCGGAGCAGACGTTCTGGCGTGTGCAGGAAATCCTCGACGGGAATCAGAAGACCGGCGGCCCTCGCCCCCGCCGACGTGCGGAGTACCCGCTGCGGGGGCACCTCACATGTCCAGAGTGTGGCGGCAACCTGACCGCCAGTTCCGCGAAGGGAGGCCGTTACCACTACTACCACTGCCAGCATCCGTGCTCAGTGCGGTTCCGAGCCGAAGACGCACATGGGGCACTCTTGGCACTGTTCGGAAGCATCCATGTGGCTCCCGAGATAGCGCGGCTCTACCTCGCCGTCCTCAAGGACGTGCAGGACGAACGGGAGGGCAGCCGAGAGGCCGCCAGCGCCAAAGTGGAGGCGGAGATCGACGCGCTAGACGAGAAGCTGACGGACGCTGCTGAGAAGCTGGTGGAGGGCTCCATCCCGCACGATGCTTTCATCCGATTGGTGGAGCGCTACGAGACGCAGAAGCGGGAGTTAGAGGACCGGCGCAAGGCGCTAGGCGACGACACGAGCGACCTGCTCCACAACGCGCGCTACGGCCTGTCCCTGCTGGCGGACCTCCCGCGCTACTACGCCGCCGCCGGGATCGAGGCGAAGGACCGCATCCTGAGTTCGATCTTCCCCGGCAATCTCGTCTTCGAGGACGGCGCGTATCGAACTCCTGAGTTGGCCGAGTCCATCCGCCTACTTCGGGGCAAACGGGACGGAAAACCAGCAAACGACAGAGGACCGGCCGCCGAGACTAGCAACCGGTCCTCTAAGGTGCCCGAGACTGGAATCGAACCAGCACTCCCGTAA
- a CDS encoding MerR family transcriptional regulator translates to MSSDQSTFQKENLRRLRAGRQVVRGDGHFVRFYGLVESDDLPEMLAAIRAKRFTAERTDASSRVVNLWESEGVVDDPREDGQGWRRYSIMDLAWLGSIMELRRFGVPSSTLREAKQGIRKLDPPGLRAGGLRLFEFYVLEAMQGVPAYLLVFEDGEVELANEREYANNQLFTPLADHVRISLNRVVQKILPKLDLTPEYKPGVLVSDAEFKVIHAIRDPGNLRLRVKLKEGRPVMLERERAGDGKTLEELLEEADHTELTVKRQDGKTVHLSQVLREKL, encoded by the coding sequence TTGAGCTCTGATCAATCAACCTTCCAGAAAGAGAACCTGCGGCGGCTCCGAGCCGGTCGGCAGGTGGTGCGGGGTGACGGCCACTTCGTCCGGTTCTATGGGCTCGTTGAATCGGACGATTTACCCGAGATGCTGGCGGCCATCCGCGCCAAACGCTTCACTGCGGAGCGCACAGACGCTAGTTCGCGCGTGGTAAACCTGTGGGAGTCGGAAGGCGTTGTGGACGACCCGAGGGAGGACGGACAAGGCTGGCGACGGTACAGCATCATGGACCTCGCGTGGCTTGGCTCGATCATGGAGCTCCGTCGGTTCGGGGTTCCGAGTTCGACGCTGCGTGAGGCCAAGCAGGGCATCCGCAAACTCGACCCGCCAGGCCTTCGAGCGGGGGGTCTGAGACTATTCGAGTTCTACGTGCTGGAAGCAATGCAAGGCGTGCCCGCCTATCTGCTCGTGTTCGAAGATGGCGAGGTCGAGTTGGCGAACGAACGCGAGTACGCCAACAACCAGTTGTTCACCCCTCTTGCTGACCACGTCCGCATCAGCCTCAACCGAGTAGTCCAAAAGATTCTCCCGAAGCTCGACCTAACGCCAGAGTACAAGCCGGGCGTACTGGTTAGCGACGCCGAGTTCAAGGTGATTCACGCTATCCGAGACCCCGGCAACCTCAGACTGAGAGTCAAGCTCAAGGAGGGGCGTCCTGTGATGTTGGAGCGAGAACGTGCCGGCGACGGGAAGACCCTCGAGGAACTACTAGAGGAGGCGGATCACACGGAGCTGACCGTCAAGAGGCAGGACGGCAAGACTGTGCACCTCTCCCAAGTGCTTAGAGAAAAGCTTTGA
- a CDS encoding M1 family metallopeptidase — protein sequence MPPRPLVLAAVAVGLAVAPAAQRVLPYPVIPPPQYQHAIAEGTRTLTGSPGPNHWQNRADYDLTARLDAEAAQITGAGTITYTNESPDELAFLVLKLRQNVHAPGVQRNRPVAVTGGMTLSTFAVNGTDYEDVTVGATPGSYQGTVEPGQYAIFGTVMTVGLEDPLGPGETAAIDVAWSYTVPPATGTFRQGTDGEVFYLGYWYPTVAVYDDVYGWHTDPYLGMGEHYLEVGDFLVAFDAPADMLVYGTGRLVNEEEVYADRTRRRLADALGGDEVVHVVTEADRADALAPAPEGRRVWRFEANEVRDVALSASAAYVWDATRALVDQDEDGTADDAVLINSFYRPGTAAWGRSAEFAAFSIEHLSETLWPYPWPHMTAVEGVIAGGMEYPMMTLIGGDRTDASLFSVTYHEIAHMWYPMMVGSNETAFTWMDEGLTSFNTNEGIDAFWDGSAPDRERIDAWDRRRQSHYLLAGTGYAVPPMRHNDRYPVGGGTRQVDPVGGNARGVASYSTPAVALHALAGLYGRDAFFEAYREYGRRWRGAHPYPYDFFSTIEDGLGEDLDWFWTPTFFDTWTVDHGIGSVLASAGGAVEVRIVDLGMAPMPAPVRVTYADGQTAEQRVPVETWLGGADEATLTFPAGEVLRVELDPDGYVFDANPTNDTWEAPSPATEASPGEGGGER from the coding sequence ATGCCGCCCCGTCCCCTCGTGCTGGCCGCCGTCGCGGTCGGCCTCGCCGTCGCGCCCGCCGCGCAGCGCGTGCTCCCCTACCCGGTGATTCCGCCCCCGCAGTACCAGCACGCCATCGCCGAGGGGACGCGGACGCTCACGGGCAGCCCCGGGCCCAATCACTGGCAGAACCGCGCGGACTACGACCTCACCGCCCGCCTCGACGCCGAGGCCGCACAGATCACCGGGGCCGGAACGATCACATACACCAACGAGTCGCCCGACGAGCTGGCGTTCCTCGTCCTCAAGCTCCGGCAGAACGTCCACGCCCCCGGCGTTCAGCGGAATCGGCCCGTCGCCGTCACGGGGGGGATGACCCTGAGCACCTTCGCCGTCAACGGGACGGACTACGAGGACGTGACCGTCGGGGCGACGCCCGGCTCCTACCAGGGAACCGTCGAGCCGGGCCAGTACGCCATCTTCGGGACCGTCATGACCGTCGGCCTCGAGGACCCGCTCGGGCCGGGAGAGACGGCGGCGATCGACGTCGCCTGGAGCTACACCGTCCCGCCCGCGACCGGCACGTTCCGCCAGGGAACCGACGGCGAGGTGTTCTACCTCGGCTACTGGTACCCCACCGTCGCCGTCTACGACGACGTCTACGGCTGGCACACCGACCCCTACCTCGGGATGGGCGAACACTACCTCGAGGTCGGCGACTTCCTGGTCGCGTTCGACGCGCCCGCCGACATGCTCGTCTACGGCACCGGCCGCCTGGTCAACGAGGAGGAGGTCTACGCCGACCGGACCCGCCGGCGCCTCGCCGACGCGCTCGGCGGCGACGAGGTCGTCCACGTCGTGACCGAGGCGGACCGGGCGGACGCCCTCGCGCCCGCCCCCGAGGGGCGCCGCGTGTGGCGCTTCGAGGCCAACGAGGTCCGCGACGTGGCCCTCTCCGCCTCGGCGGCGTACGTGTGGGACGCGACCCGGGCGCTTGTCGACCAGGACGAGGACGGGACGGCCGATGACGCCGTCCTCATCAACAGCTTCTACCGACCCGGCACCGCCGCCTGGGGGCGCTCCGCCGAGTTCGCGGCCTTCTCCATCGAGCACCTCTCGGAAACGCTCTGGCCGTACCCCTGGCCCCACATGACCGCCGTCGAAGGTGTCATCGCCGGCGGAATGGAGTACCCCATGATGACGCTCATCGGCGGTGACCGGACCGACGCCTCGCTGTTCTCTGTGACGTACCACGAGATCGCTCACATGTGGTACCCCATGATGGTCGGCTCGAACGAGACGGCGTTTACCTGGATGGACGAGGGCCTGACGTCGTTCAACACGAACGAGGGGATCGACGCCTTCTGGGACGGCTCGGCGCCGGATCGCGAGCGGATCGACGCATGGGACCGGCGCCGCCAGTCGCACTACCTCCTCGCCGGCACGGGCTACGCCGTCCCGCCGATGCGCCACAACGACCGGTACCCCGTCGGCGGCGGGACGCGGCAGGTCGACCCCGTCGGCGGGAACGCGCGGGGGGTGGCGTCCTATTCCACGCCGGCCGTCGCGCTCCACGCGCTCGCCGGGCTCTACGGCCGCGACGCCTTCTTTGAGGCCTACCGCGAGTACGGCCGACGCTGGCGGGGCGCCCACCCCTACCCCTACGACTTTTTCAGCACCATCGAGGACGGCCTCGGCGAGGACCTCGACTGGTTCTGGACACCGACGTTCTTCGACACCTGGACGGTCGATCACGGAATCGGGTCCGTCCTCGCGTCGGCCGGTGGCGCAGTCGAGGTGAGGATCGTCGACCTCGGGATGGCGCCGATGCCGGCGCCGGTCCGCGTGACCTACGCCGACGGGCAGACGGCGGAGCAGCGCGTGCCGGTCGAGACGTGGCTCGGCGGCGCGGATGAGGCGACCCTCACGTTCCCTGCCGGGGAGGTCCTCCGCGTCGAGCTCGACCCCGACGGCTACGTGTTCGACGCCAACCCGACCAACGACACGTGGGAGGCGCCCTCACCCGCGACCGAGGCGAGCCCGGGCGAGGGCGGCGGCGAGCGCTAG
- the msrA gene encoding peptide-methionine (S)-S-oxide reductase MsrA — translation MAQTESIVLGGGCFWCVEAVMTPLRGVERVVSGYANGHVNNPTYREVCSGRTGHAEVVEVTFDPDVISLHDLLTVFFTTHDPTTLNRQGADVGTQYRSGVYVSSDAQREQAEAVVREITNAGIYDDPIVTEIEPLDTFYAAEAYHQDYFARNPAQPYCQAVIAPKVSKLRKLYLDKLAA, via the coding sequence ATGGCACAGACCGAATCCATCGTTCTCGGGGGCGGCTGCTTCTGGTGCGTCGAGGCCGTGATGACGCCGCTCCGCGGCGTCGAGCGCGTCGTCTCCGGCTACGCGAATGGCCACGTCAACAACCCGACGTACCGCGAGGTCTGCTCCGGCCGGACCGGCCACGCCGAGGTCGTCGAGGTCACGTTCGACCCCGATGTGATCTCGCTCCACGACCTCCTGACCGTCTTCTTTACGACTCACGACCCGACGACGCTCAACCGCCAGGGCGCCGACGTGGGGACGCAATACCGATCGGGCGTCTACGTCTCCAGTGACGCGCAGCGCGAGCAGGCCGAGGCCGTCGTCCGCGAGATCACCAACGCCGGGATCTATGACGACCCGATCGTGACGGAGATCGAGCCGCTCGACACGTTCTACGCGGCCGAGGCCTACCACCAGGACTACTTCGCCCGGAACCCGGCCCAGCCCTACTGCCAGGCCGTCATCGCGCCCAAGGTGTCGAAGTTGCGGAAGCTGTACCTCGACAAGCTGGCTGCCTGA
- a CDS encoding type 1 glutamine amidotransferase, with amino-acid sequence MAPDLSAVRVRLVQIRTNAAVLREEQESFRARCGLGPDAFLLTNALRDDLSPALLDGVDAVMIGGAGAYSVTMTYDWTPALIDLCHACADGGVPLFGSCWGHQFIARAFGGEVVHDPDRTEMGTHEVVLTDAGHADPLFGTLPNRFATQMGHQDRVARLPAGAVELATNDRAPHQAFRLGDAPIYGTQFHTELDEETERQRLLAYRDHYAEMADEAAFQSVLDTLRPSPEADDLLRRFLLLYATEDDADRAASDPAVGGEAHRLTASTNRPTTSSDQ; translated from the coding sequence ATGGCCCCTGACCTCTCCGCCGTCCGTGTCCGCCTCGTCCAGATCCGGACGAACGCCGCCGTGCTCCGCGAGGAGCAGGAGAGCTTCCGCGCTCGCTGCGGCCTCGGGCCCGACGCGTTCCTCCTCACGAACGCGCTCCGAGACGACCTTTCCCCCGCCCTGCTCGACGGCGTCGATGCCGTCATGATCGGCGGCGCCGGCGCGTACTCGGTCACGATGACGTACGACTGGACGCCGGCCCTGATCGACCTGTGCCACGCCTGCGCCGACGGCGGGGTCCCGCTCTTCGGGTCGTGCTGGGGCCACCAGTTCATCGCGCGGGCCTTCGGGGGCGAGGTCGTTCACGACCCCGACCGGACCGAGATGGGGACACATGAGGTGGTGCTCACCGACGCCGGCCACGCGGACCCCCTGTTCGGGACGCTGCCGAACCGCTTCGCGACACAGATGGGCCACCAGGACCGCGTGGCGCGGCTGCCGGCCGGCGCCGTCGAACTGGCGACCAACGACCGAGCGCCGCATCAGGCCTTCCGCCTCGGCGACGCGCCGATCTACGGGACCCAGTTCCACACCGAGCTCGACGAGGAGACCGAGCGCCAGCGGCTCCTGGCCTACCGCGACCACTACGCCGAGATGGCCGACGAGGCCGCGTTCCAGTCCGTGCTCGACACCCTCCGCCCGTCGCCCGAGGCCGACGACCTCCTCCGGCGGTTTCTCCTCCTCTACGCGACGGAAGATGACGCCGACCGCGCGGCGTCCGACCCCGCCGTGGGTGGGGAGGCTCACCGTCTCACGGCGTCGACGAATCGCCCCACGACCTCCTCGGACCAGTAG